One Prunus dulcis chromosome 8, ALMONDv2, whole genome shotgun sequence DNA window includes the following coding sequences:
- the LOC117636340 gene encoding probable LRR receptor-like serine/threonine-protein kinase At4g36180, whose amino-acid sequence MALHNLNLLPYFLLPLISLLSNHILPAQALTAPSDISALKAFKASIKASSIPPWSCLASWDFTTDPCALPRRTHFTCGLTCSPDSTRVTQITLDPAAYSGTLTPLISQLTQLSTLDLSENSFSGPIPSSISSLSKLQSLTLRSNSFSGSLPPSITNLKSLESLDISHNFLSGFLPNAMNSLPNLRRLDLSFNKLAGSLPKLPPNLLELALKRNSLSGSVPKSAFTGLIQLEVVELSENLFSGTLQSWFFLLPSLQQVDLANNSLTGVEIPKPAGNGGGKLVAVDLGFNRIEGYPPVNFAGYPVLSSLSLRYNRLRGRIPLEYGRKKSLKRLYLDGNFLIGQPPAGLVTGGVSGSLGDNCLQACPASSNLCLPSQKPNAICKQAYGGRKGKGKPRS is encoded by the coding sequence ATGGCTCTGCACAACCTTAACCTCCTCCCCTACTTCCTCCTTCCTCTCATTTCCCTCCTCTCCAATCACATCCTTCCAGCTCAAGCCCTCACAGCACCTTCAGACATCTCAGCCCTCAAGGCCTTCAAAGCCTCAATCAAAGCCTCCTCAATACCGCCATGGTCTTGCTTGGCCTCCTGGGACTTCACCACAGACCCATGCGCCCTCCCTCGCCGAACCCACTTCACATGCGGGTTAACGTGCTCGCCCGACTCGACCAGGGTCACCCAGATCACCCTTGACCCTGCTGCTTACTCGGGCACACTCACCCCGCTAATTTCTCAGCTCACCCAACTCTCCACCCTCGACCTCTCTGAAAACTCCTTCTCCGGCCCCATCCCATCTTccatttcctctctctccaaGCTCCAGAGTTTAACTCTCCGATCCAACTCGTTCTCTggctctctccctccctccatAACCAACCTCAAATCCCTCGAATCGTTGGACATTTCGCACAATTTCTTATCTGGGTTCCTCCCAAACGCCATGAATTCGCTGCCCAATTTGAGAAGGCTCGATCTGAGCTTCAACAAGCTCGCTGGATCACTTCCAAAATTGCCCCCCAACTTGCTGGAACTCGCTCTAAAGCGCAATTCTTTATCCGGGTCGGTTCCAAAATCAGCTTTTACTGGGTTGATTCAGTTGGAAGTGGTAGAACTCAGTGAAAACTTGTTCTCTGGCACCTTACAATCTTGGTTCTTTCTCCTCCCCTCGCTCCAACAAGTCGATTTGGCCAATAACAGCCTGACAGGTGTTGAGATCCCGAAGCCCGCGGGTAATGGCGGAGGCAAGCTCGTCGCCGTCGACTTGGGATTTAACAGAATCGAAGGGTACCCGCCAGTGAATTTCGCCGGCTATCCTGTGCTGTCGTCACTGTCGCTTCGTTACAACCGGCTACGTGGCAGGATCCCATTGGAATACGGGAGGAAAAAGTCGTTGAAGAGGTTGTATTTGGATGGAAACTTCCTTATTGGACAGCCGCCGGCCGGATTGGTGACCGGCGGTGTCTCCGGTAGCTTGGGGGATAATTGTCTGCAGGCGTGCCCAGCTTCTTCAAATCTGTGCCTGCCTTCGCAGAAACCAAACGCCATTTGCAAGCAAGCGTATGGtggaaggaaaggaaaaggaaaaccGAGGTCTTGA
- the LOC117636345 gene encoding cyclase-like protein 2, with protein MPKTMNHHQPLLPSILLTLFCFFLSSSSVYSSGGGVNTPKPLRREVYGNGRIFDITHRYTPDLPFYGSKNGIGHFLWLQLTMKNASLTNNSEFDLPAHTGTHVDAPGHVFDDYFDAGFDVDQLDLDVLNGPALVVDVPRDSNITAEVMKSLNIPKGTRRVLFKTLNTDRRLMHRKEFDSSFVGFTEDGAKWVVDNTDIKLVGTDYFSIATYDEAIPAHVAFLRGREIIPVEGLKLDDILPGNYSVHCLPLRLLGAEGAPTRCILIK; from the exons ATGCCCAAAACCATGAACCACCACCAACCCCTTCTTCCTTCCATTTTGCTCACACTCTTttgcttcttcctctcttcctcctccgtCTACAGTTCCGGGGGCGGCGTCAACACCCCGAAACCCCTACGGAGAGAAGTGTACGGCAATGGGAGAATCTTTGACATTACCCACAGGTACACACCGGACCTTCCTTTCTATGGTTCCAAGAATGGGATCGGCCACTTCCTGTGGCTCCAGCTCACCATGAAGAATGCTTCTCTCACCAACAACTCTGAGTTCGACCTGCCTGCCCACACTGGAACCCATGTTGATGCCCCTGGCCATGTTTTTGATGACTACTTTGATGCAGGGTTTGATGTTGATCAGCTTGACCTGGATGTCCTCAATG GTCCTGCTCTTGTTGTTGATGTTCCCAGAGATAGCAACATAACTG CTGAAGTTATGAAGTCCCTAAATATTCCCAAGGGTACACGCCGTGTCCTTTTCAAGACACTGAATACTGACAG GCGGCTTATGCATCGAAAGGAATTCGACTCAAGCTTTGTGGGATTCACGGAGGATGGAGCAAAATGGGTTGTAGACAACACAGACATCAAACTTGTTG GAACTGATTACTTTTCCATTGCCACCTATGATGAAGCAATTCCAGCTCATGTTGCCTTTCTCAGAGGCAGG GAAATCATTCCTGTGGAAGGCCTAAAGCTTGACGACATCCTACCCGGAAACTATTCTGTGCATTGCTTGCCTCTAAGGTTGCTTGGTGCTGAAGGAGCACCAACAAGATGCATCCTCATCAAATGA
- the LOC117636344 gene encoding cyclase-like protein 2: MKPTVLLLFFFLLSSISFSHATTAYPSIPGTTSVEYGADTDALIPPRREVYGNGRIFDISHRYCTNMPAFETNDGVGEFLWLPNSMKNGSIANNSEFKLPTHTGTHVDAPGHVIDHYFDAGFDVDTLDLEVLNGPALLVDVPRDTNITAEVMKSLHIPKGVRRVLFRTLNTDRRLMFQKEFDSSYVGFMKDGAQWLVDNTDIKLVGIDYLSVAAYDDLIPSHLVFLEGREIILVEALKLDDIQPGIYSVHCLPLRLPGAEGSPIRCILIK, from the exons ATGAAACCCACagtcctcctcctcttcttcttccttctctcctcTATTTCCTTCTCCCACGCCACCACAGCCTACCCTTCTATTCCCGGCACCACCTCTGTAGAATACGGCGCCGACACCGACGCTCTGATTCCTCCTCGCCGCGAAGTGTATGGCAATGGCCGAATCTTCGACATCAGCCACCGCTACTGCACCAACATGCCCGCCTTTGAGACCAACGACGGGGTTGGCGAGTTCCTGTGGCTACCCAACAGCATGAAGAACGGCTCCATCGCCAACAACTCAGAGTTTAAGCTGCCCACTCACACTGGTACCCATGTCGATGCCCCTGGCCACGTCATCGATCACTACTTCGATGCCGGCTTCGACGTCGATACGCTTGACTTGGAAGTGCTTAATG GTCCTGCATTGTTAGTTGACGTTCCGAGGGATACGAACATAACTG CTGAAGTTATGAAGTCCTTACATATTCCCAAGGGGGTGCGTCGTGTGCTGTTTAGAACATTAAACACTGACAG ACGGCTTATGTTCCAAAAGGAGTTTGACAGCAGCTACGTGGGATTTATGAAGGATGGAGCACAGTGGTTGGTGGACAACACTGACATTAAACTTGTTG GAATTGATTACTTATCTGTTGCTGCATATGATGATTTGATTCCGTCCCACCTTGTTTTTCTAGAAGGCAGg GAAATCATTCTTGTTGAAGCCTTAAAACTTGATGACATCCAACCAGGAATATATTCTGTCCACTGCTTACCTTTGAGGTTGCCGGGTGCAGAAGGATCACCGATAAGATGCATTCTTATCAAATGA